A DNA window from Arachis duranensis cultivar V14167 chromosome 3, aradu.V14167.gnm2.J7QH, whole genome shotgun sequence contains the following coding sequences:
- the LOC107478900 gene encoding cytochrome P450 71A1 — protein MEVALSIVEKLQHQPNSTLSTICFIIITILCVLIKFTRRNNKFNKLPPSPPKLPIIGNLHQLGTLPHQSLKALSDKYGPILLLQLGQTKALVVSSADIVEEIVKTHDVAFSNRANTKAAKVLFYQCKEIAFAPYGEEWRNKRKLCVLELLNTNRVKSFHPVRTNEVSTMINSIHEACAKGSSVNLSKLIIVTSSNISYRCIFGLRFETSDDGQKSIAEVVRKMMSQFLKFGVGDLFPSLDWVDVLTGFMSRLKVTFAELDEFLEEVIEEHKRKKRDENNKDFVDILLQLQERDMLDFELNGDTMKALLLDLLVAGSDSISSTIEWAFAELANSPKVMKKVQEEVRRIVGGKSMIEENDLNQMNYMKCVIKETLRLHPPGPFLIPRETANSVEIKGYHIPKKVTVYINSYAIHRDPKLWDNAEEFIPERFEGNQQIDYKVIDSQFIPFGIGRRGCPGMSFGVASLEYVIANLLYWFDWNVPNNNNSALIDMSEISGLNISKKQPLYLKPIPYQPNSFSQTVS, from the exons atggaagTTGCTCTATCAATTGTAGAGAAATTGCAACATCAACCAAATTCAACCCTCTCTACCATATGTTTCATAATCATAACCATTTTGTGTGTCCTTATTAAGTTCACAAGAAGAAACAACAAGTTCAATAAACTTCCACCATCTCCACCAAAGCTACCAATAATTGGAAACCTTCATCAACTAGGAACACTTCCACACCAATCCTTAAAAGCACTTTCTGACAAATATGGCCCTATTTTGTTGCTTCAATTAGGGCAAACTAAAGCACTAGTTGTGTCTTCAGCAGATATTGTTGAAGAAATAGTGAAAACACATGATGTTGCTTTCTCCAATAGAGCAAACACTAAAGCTGCCAAGGTATTATTCTATCAATGCAAGGAGATTGCTTTTGCACCCTATGGAGAGGAATGGAGAAACAAAAGGAAGCTCTGTGTTCTTGAGCTTCTAAACACAAATAGG GTGAAGTCCTTTCATCCCGTTAGAACAAATGAagtatcaacaatgattaactCCATACATGAAGCTTGTGCAAAAGGGTCATCAGTGAATCTCTCTAAGCTGATTATTGTAACCTCAAGCAACATATCTTATAGGTGCATTTTCGGGCTAAGGTTCGAAACTAGTGATGATGGTCAGAAAAGCATTGCTGAGGTTGTGAGGAAGATGATgtcacaatttttaaaatttggggTTGGAGATTTGTTCCCTTCATTGGATTGGGTTGATGTTCTTACAGGTTTCATGTCAAGATTAAAGGTTACTTTTGCTGAATTAGATGAGTTCTTAGAAGAAGTCATTGAAGAGcataagagaaagaaaagagatgaGAATAATAAAGACTTTGTTGATATACTTCTTCAACTTCAAGAGAGGGACATGCTTGACTTTGAGCTCAATGGAGATACCATGAAAGCACTCCTCTTG GACCTGTTAGTTGCAGGAAGTGACAGTATTTCATCAACTATTGAATGGGCCTTTGCAGAACTTGCTAACAGTCCAAAGGTCATGAAGAAAGTACAAGAAGAGGTAAGAAGAATTGTGGGTGGAAAATCCATGATAGAGGAAAATGATCTAAATCAAATGAACTACATGAAGTGTGTAATTAAAGAAACTCTTAGATTACATCCACCAGGTCCATTTTTAATTCCAAGAGAGACAGCAAATAGTGTGGAAATAAAAGGGTATCACATTCCCAAAAAAGTAACAGTATATATAAATTCATATGCAATTCATAGAGATCCTAAATTATGGGACAATGCTGAAGAGTTTATTCCTGAAAGATTTGAAGGCAACCAACAAATTGATTACAAGGTGATAGATTCTCAATTTATTCCATTTGGTATTGGGAGAAGGGGTTGTCCTGGAATGTCATTTGGAGTTGCTTCTCTTGAGTATGTGATTGCTAATCTTCTTTATTGGTTTGATTGGAATgttcctaataataataatagtgcaTTGATAGATATGAGTGAGATAAGTGGGTTGAACATTAGCAAGAAACAACCACTTTATTTGAAGCCAATACCTTACCAACCAAATTCTTTCTCTCAGACTGTATCATGA